In Dryobates pubescens isolate bDryPub1 chromosome 19, bDryPub1.pri, whole genome shotgun sequence, the sequence GGAGCGCAGTTCAGGCCCATCTCTGCTTTACCTGGTGCTGACTGTCCTCTGGGAGCCTCCAATCCTCTGCTGCCCACGAACTCTCCTGACCCGCGGGCGCTGCATGGCCTGCGGCACAGGTCGAGGGGGCTCCGAGGCCCcttgcagcctctgcaggccATGGCGAGCAGCAGGGGCCGGCCGGGAGGCAGGCCCAGCGGCAGCTTCCCCGCTTGCACCAGCACTCGGTGCGCCAACAGcgtcagcagcagggagcacggCCAGGCGGccgcctcctccttcccctagCGCTGGGGCGTGGGACGACAGCGACGCCGGACCAGAGGGCTCCGGGGGAAGCCTCCCGGGGTTCTCTGCGGAGTAACCAGCCACGGGTTGGAGATCAACTTCCATCTCTTCTTCGGCCATTTCTGCAGAGAGTTAAAGAGAAAAGTCCATCAGTCTTCAGTTGCAAGCGTGCTCCTGCTTCCAAAGCCTGACGGTGGAAAGCAGCaggtggagctggcagggacTACAAAAGGCTTTTGAATTCAGTCTCGGAACACAGTTCATCCTTTCACAGCAGAGCTAAACCACCCCAAGTCAATACAGGTacctgaggtgcccagaacagGCAGCACcatcccagagccctgcactcaAAGCCTTTTGTTCAGCAGCAGCTAGCACCAAAGGCACATCCCAACATCCACTTCAGTGAGGCTTTGGGTGGATGTGGAAAGCCAAAGGTTCCTTGCTGGCATCATCTACTTGCCAGGAAATTCACGTGGATCTTGGAGAACAATTTGGAAACACTCTAGAGATGCTCCATGGTGAGCAGCACTGCACCAACACCCACAAAgagaagctctgcagcacagccctctcaCTGCCCTGGGTTTATTCTCAAGTTGCTTGGAGTAAAATGCCGTTGTGGTAACCGTTCACTGTGACCCTCACCTGCAGCTCACTGCAAGTGCTTTATATTCCCCAAcaaagaatcccagcatggtgggggttggaagggaccactggagatcaCCAGTCCAaggcccctgctccagcatccagttcctgcccatggcagaggggttaggactcctcctaccagcccaggtcgctcaaggcctcatccaacctggccttgaacaccaccagggaggggacatccacaacctccctgggcagcctgtgccagtgtctccccaccctcactgtcaagaatttcttcctcatctccagtctcaatctcccctcttcaagctcaaagccattcccccttgtcacacacagaatcaccaaggttggaaagagacctcaaagatcaagtccaacctggcaccacagacctcatggctaaaccattggcaccaagtgccacgtccaatcccctcttgaacacctccagggatggggactccaccacctctcaccacaagctcttgtaaaaagAATCTCCCCCTGCAAGGTTTTATTGACCTTTACAGAAACTCTAAGTTAAGAATCATTTACCAATGCTTCTCCTCGTTACCAACCCAATCTAAATTAAGCTGAGAAGAGATGTCAAAAGCCACCTCCCCCCTGAACAGTCCCACAGGTGAGCTATGAGAATATCCCACGACCAAGCACCGCTGGTCTAGCACAAAACTGGCATCCAGGATAAAGCTGCCACCTGTAATAAGCACAAGagacccttccccttccccacaaATCAACACTGAAGCTTAAACACTGCAGACACTCACCACCACAGGTTAATGAACTccctgtagaatagaatagaatagaattaaccaggttggaaaagacctcagagatcattgagtccaacctatcacccaacaccatctaataatcaactaaacaatggtacaaagtgcctcatccagtctcctcttaaacacttccagtgatggtgactccaccacctccctgggcagcacattccaatggccaatcactctttctgggaagaacttcttcctaacatccaggctaaaccacccctggcacagcttgagactgtgtcctcttgttctggtgctgcttgcctgggagaagagaccaacccccacctggctgcaacctcccttcagggagttgtagacagcaagaaggtctcccctgagcctcctcctctccaggctaaacaaccccagctccctcagcctctcctcatagggctgtgctccaaacccctccccagttttgttgcccttctctggacaccttccagcaactcaacatctttcctaaactgagaagcccagaactggacacaggactcaaggtgtggcctaaccagtgctgagtacaggggcacaatgacctccctgctcctgctagccacactattcctgatacaggccgcctgggcacactgctggctcgtgttcagcctactatcaaccagcacccccaggttcctttctgcctggctgctctccagccactctgcctccagcctgtagctctgcatggggttgttgtggccaatgtgcagaacccagcacctggatgtgttaaatctcatgcccttggactctgcccatctgtccagcctggcaaggtccctctgcagagctctcttaccctctaacagatcaactcctgccctgagcttgctgtcatctgcaaatttactgctgacaaactcaatcccctcatccagatcatcaataaagatactgaagagGATGTATTTCCCACTAATAATAATACCGGTTAAAACCGGCAGCTTTACCATcaaacctgagcctcccccagAGGGGCAGCGCCCAGCgctgcctccagccagctgcctccctggcagccaccGGAAGAGCCCAGGGGCGGACGGGCTCCGCAAACAAGCCCCTCGGGCCCACGGGAGACACACGTGGGTGCTGTCAGGGAGCGCAGCGTGCGAGCAGCGGAGGCCTCCGCAGCTGAGCGCGGGAGGCTGAACGCAGCACAAGCCTCCTCTGGTGGAAGGGACCCCGCAGCGCTCGCCAACTGCGAACGCAGGCCCCGCTCCCACAGCTCCACCAGGTTACGACGCTACGGCTGCTTTaacccacacacaaaacaaacatccCCCCCCAAACACGACCTAAACCGAAGCGCGGCGTTTTATTTCTGGCTTTTTACGCGGCTCGCCTATCTCAACTCGGCTCCAACCACCACAGAAAGGGCGCAAAGGGTTACACTCCCCGCCCCGGCAGACGCAGCGCTCCACGCACCCCAGCCGCCAGGCCCAGCCCCTaggcccctggggctgagcccgCCGCTCCCCACCCCGGAATCCAGGCCGCGGCGGAACCCCGCACCCCGTCGCGGCATCCGGCATCTATGACCTGAAGCCCGGCCGCGCCGCGGGGACTCCGGGCTGGGTAGAGCCatccccgccgccccccgctcACCTGCCCGCAGGCCCAACCGCTCTGCTCGAGCTCCGcgccgccccgcccccgccgccctACTGGCCAGCTGACATCGCTGCACCCGCTTCTATTGGGGGAGCCGGGCCCTCTCCGCCTTTTCATTGGTCAGTCGCTCTGTCCGTCCGACTAACGGAAGGGAGGGTGAATGGGGCAAGGGGCGGGAAGACAGAGCCTGCTCTGATTGGTCAGAGAGTCATAGGGCGGGCCGGGCTGATTGGGTTGGCTGACCCTCGCCGGCCGCAAGAGGGCGGGGAAAGCAGGGTGTAGCGAGTTGCCATTGGTTAAGCCGCCGGCGGGGGCAAAAGAGCGGGAGCTCGGAGGGATTCAAACGGCGGCGGagctggggcggggggagcgGGGCTATGCGGGCGGCGTCCGCCGTGCCCCGACGGAACGCGGAGGGACTCGGAGCTTATGTGTCCTGTCCCTCCGGTCGCCTTCAGCTGTCAGCCTCCCCTTGAGCCACCTGGGAGCCTGTGGCAGGATGCTCTGGGCCAcctgtctcggtccagagagggaaagagaccgagttcttttgaatattgcCGTGTCATGAAatcagaggcacaaacgaggccaaaatatcgaTAGCcctgaggctatttattacacaaataaagtggatggatcagaaggagaaagaaagaatagagTGAGAGGGAGAATAgggagagagaatagaataggaaatggaatggaatggaatagaatggaatggaaaggaatggattagaatagaatagaatggaatagaatattaaccagattggaagagacctttgagatcaatgagtccaacctatcgcccaacaccatctaatcaattaaaccatggcaccaagcaccacatccaggctcttcctgaacacctccagggatggggactccaccacctccctgggcagcacatccccagggccaacaactctgggaagaactttctcctcccctccagcctaaacctcccctggcacagcttgagactgtgtcctcttgttctggtgctgcttgctagagggaagagaccaacccccacctggctacaactacccttcaggtagttgtagagggcaatgaggtctcccctgagcctcctcttctccaggctaagcaaccccagctccctcagcctctcctcacagggctgtgctcaaggcctctccccagccttgttgcccttctctggacaccttccagcaagtcaacagctttcctaaaaggaattatattaccacacccctcaccccccaagacagtttgagtctgtggaggaaggctgctgcagctttggcatagAGGAAATGTCATccctgttggctgtgctgtcctctgagcagcctcttcagctccatgagttgcagcaggtagaacttaggacacagagagagcgttcctcttggtctgcttcttccaggctacctggtgatgtctctgccatttttttcctctcctggtgtTCTCTCTGGTTttccccagagcagcactgctccgggcttttccttctcagcagcactctccaggtcttttccttctcccaagcCACTAATTCCTCAGATCTTTAATACAGTTTTTAGGTGTGAGTCCAGGTGGTGAAcatgcatattccagagagtatggcTAGCAGTtgcctctgcccattatttccagggcagctgcagtctgctgagcaatctttatctatgcaccttccggagcttctgcccaatacacatcagctattgtctgggcaagcagcaaaggtgattttatctttgttgagtcacatcaggagagacaagatttagtctctcacacctcTGAGGAGACCCCAGGCAGGCTCCATGGAGGTCTCCAGCACACGGGCACAAGCCTGGTGCACTGCCTGATGAGTCTCTTCGAGGTGAGGAAGAGGGgcaagctgcaggaggaaggcaggcaggcaggcaggcacacTGCTTTCCCCTGGCTTGCTCTCCAAGGCACCTGGCTGCTTTGGGTCACACATCCCTGTTCTCCTGGCTTAGCTTCCTtggtttctcctcttctccaggtctgCCAGCGAGTCCACGATCTCTGCACAGGACAAGGACTGTGTTACCACAACATTTCCCCTGCAGACAGGGAGGTTGCTTGCACCAGGGTTGAGTgaggcacacagagcacagcacataATGGTTTCTCAACCATACTTTCCACATCTCTTGAATGGAAACTGGCCTAGTGGGATGGGGTGGATGAGAATGAAGgaagctttcccctcccctggaGAGGTGAACTGAGGGAAGGGTACAACCTCTGTGCCCTCAAGCTCGACAGAAAAGTTCCTCTGTCTTTTCCTACTCGTTTtgttaaatcatagaatggtttcagctggaagagaccttaaagatcatccagttccaccccccctgccatgggcaggggcacctcccactagcccagattgctcaaacccacatccaacctggccttgaacacctccacaacctccctgggcaacctgtgccggtgtctccccaccctcactgtcaagaattccttcctcatctccagtctcaatctcccctcttacagctcaaagccattgtctctcatcctggcactcccagcccttgtcaaaagtccctccccagctctcctgtagcccccttcaggttctggaaggctgttctaaggtctccctggagccttctcttctccaggctgaacagccccaactccctcagcttgtccccatTGAGGagtttctccagccctctgatcctcttGGTGgtttcctctggacctgcaccagcagctccacatcaTTTTTGTGCAGGAgaaaccagaactggacaccatactccaggtggagtctcaggagagcagagcagaggggcagaatcacttcacTTGTCCTGCTGATCACACTGATGGGGACCAGTTATGTACCTGGATCAGACCCAGACCAACTTCAGAGACAGTGAAATCTTCCCTGCCATGGAACAGTTGCTGAGACTGCAATTTAATGCTCAAAGCCCAGGGTAGAAATGTTCCTGCACTCTTgtggctgctcctccagcttcaggctctgcagggactAACCCTGACACTGCTTGGGTCCCAGATGGGTGCTTCTCTGAGGCAAAAATCCTACTCTTATGTGATGCCAGGTGAACAGCCTGGTGTTTGTTGGCATGGCTAAAGATGAGAGCATCACACCTGAGCAGAAAGAGAGGTCCAGTGCTGGGGGGACTCATTACTACAGTAGATCCAGGAGGGATCCCAAAACACAAAGCCAGACAAATTCTTagggaaaataaagaggaaactGAGTGCTGAAGCAGCTGGTTGAGGGGTACCTGTGGGGCAGCTGTCCAGGACACTTACCCTCAGCAGAAGGACGTTGGGAAGGGTCAAAGGCTAGGCACTGGTCAATGACTTTCCGTAGGGCTTCAGGACAATCATCCCCAACAGGGGCCTGGTACTGGTGGTTACAGATTTTCTCCATGATCTCCTGGGTAGTGCAGCCTAGGCAAGATGTGCAAACAGGAGTGTCAGGATGgagcttttcctcctctgtgggagggtgctggggaggaaacccagtgcagagctttgctgcagcctgtggcacgCAGAAGCCGCCCGAAGTGTGTCTGCAATGAACCCTCCCATGTTTGACGTGACACTGTCGAGCTCCAGTGGAGCAGGGAGATGTGTTTATGCTTCAGTGCAGAGGATCATCTAAGCTGAGACAGGAATGACTTGCATGTTTGTGCTTTAAGCACACTGCTGGAATGCTTTAGAGTCCCATGAGAAGCTGTGAGGCTGTCCAGGCACTGCCACTGCAACTCAAACGCTGCTGGATGCtccaggaaggagcagggagcatcCAACACTAgatcacagcagcactgggctgtgTGGCTTTTACACAGAGGACCAGATGCTTCTGTCTCACCTTCAAAGGGGATTTTGGAGGTTGCAATCTCCCACAGCACGATCCCAAAGCTGGAAAGAGACAAGCAAGAGTCTCAGcattcatagaatcgtagaatggtaggggttggaaggggcctccagagatcactaaaccccaccctgccaaagcaggatcacccagggcaggccacacaggaacagatgggtcttgaaagtctccagagcaggagactccacaacctccctgggcagcctgctccagggctccagcaccctcacagcaaagaaatgtttcctcatgttgagatggagcttcctgggttccagtttgaatccattgccccttgtcctgccaccaaaaagagcctggaccCATCTCCTTCACACCCACTCTTAGGACAATTGgaaacattgataagatcccctctcacccttctcttctggaggctaaacagccccagggctctcagcctttcctcctcagacagaagttccagtcccttcatcacccttgtagcctctgttggactctctccaattgttccttgtccctcttgaactggggagcccagaactggacacagtactccagatgtggtctcaccagggcagaatagagaaGTGGGGGGAgggcctcccttgacctgctggccacactcttcttaatgcagccagcaggttgTCCTAATGGGGGAGACTGTTGGGCTATGCCAGCCACAAATGGCTCCTTCTGTGTCCAGTTAAACCTGGCCCTGCCCCCAGAGCTCAACAGCTGCCCCCCCAGAGATCTGCCTGCTTATGGCCctctctgctggagggacaCACACCTGTATATCTCACAGGGCCTCTTGTAGGGGCAGTTGATGTCATTCAGGTTCTCAGGGGCAATGTAAGCCAACATAGAGACTTGATTCCAGTTCTTCTTGGCTCTCCTCTTGATGGACGACTCCGTTTCACACAGCTCGAATCCTGACAGCTGattgagagaaagggaaagggaagaagtggTAGGAACAAAGCCTGAAGGGACTTGTGGCATGGCTGGGGAATGCCCTGGGATGGAGAAACCAGAGccaggtgcccagggctgcaaaaGCTGGTGTGCTGCCTGGcatgtggcctcttctggaagAGAAACCACAGGTGGAGGCAGGTGAGTTGCCCCAGCTTTAGCTCATCCCGGGGTGGTGGCTCAGAAAAGCTCACTTTGCTGATGATCCAGGTGGCCCAAGGGGTGTCTAAGGTGTCAGGGGAGACAGCTCTACCCCAGGTTTTATTCTGGATCATCACAATCAAGTTTCTTTCtcaggagagattccaaacccacctggagatGATTCTGGACGACCAGACATGCCCCTGCTGTAGCAgtgggttgaactagatgatctccagaggtctcatccaacccccaccctgctgagaTTTTGTGATCATTCCCAAACAACATGCAAAGCTCCCCAAAGCTTCTCCAAGCATGGCCCTTACCTTCACACAGTAATCCCCAGCCACCAGGAACTTGCTACTGCAGATGCAGCCGTGGAGTCGGGACTTCTCCTCCGTCTGGTGCAACCTGGACAGGACCAAGGGCAGCCCATGCTGGTGGTGGACCCATTCCCACCTCAGGGCTCCTTTCTGCTTGGTAGGGGATGGTCTGACATGCACCtggaggagccagcagctctctgcctgtcctggtggacaggttgcccagggaggtggtagaagccccattcttggaggtgtttgcagccaggctggatgtggctgtgagcaacctgctctagtgtgaggtgcccctgcccatggaggggggttggaactggatgatgcttgaggtcccttccaaccctgacaattctatgattctaaggacaACTGGCTGTGCTGAAGGGTGCTCCTGAAGCTGCCCTATGGGTGTTGGGGAAGGAGGCTTCTCCCTTCTAGGGCTTTGCAGGCTCGAATCCAGACGTCGGGGCCAGTGCGCAGGGGTGATGGCTGCTACTGCATCCACACCCACCCCCTGCCTCTTCACCAGCCTCCTGAGGTTGGTGTCTAACGGGGTACCACTGCTTGCTGAGAGACAGCAGGAAGCCAGGCATGGCTCTTCAGGGGGACCTACCCACCAAATGGTGCAGGAGCTCACCTGTAGAGACCtctggcagcccccagggccatgCGGATGCGGAtctcccaggagagctgaggctgctcgCTCAGCACATCCCGCAGCGTCCCGTGCTTGCAGTACTCCATGACGATGGAGAAGCAGGGGCTCCCATCTGCAAGGAGAGaccctgagctccctgcctTGGGAGGGGACCACAACAAACCATCTGCCACCAGGCAGCAGCGGGGCCAGGCAGGGGAGGGTTAAGGCGCCAGCCTCTACCTTTCTCCTCGATGCAGATCCCGTACATGCGCAGGATGTTGGGAGACTCAAACTTCTTCAGGGTCTGGATCTCCTTCACAAAGATGTCCCtcaccttcctgcagaaagggaCAGCATggtgagatcatagaatcatagaatcactaaggttggaaaagacctcaaggatcatcaagtccaacctggcacccagcacctcctgactgctaaaccatggcacccggtgccacatccaatcccctctcaaacacctccagggatggggactccaccacctccctgggcagcacatcccaagggccaatcaccttttctatgaagaacttcttcctaatatcctgaacctcccctggcacagcttgagactgtgtcctcttgttctggggctggctgcctgggagaaaagcccaacccccacctggctccaacctcccttcagggagttggagagagcaaaaaggtctcccctgagcctcctcttctccaggctaagcaaccccagctccctcagcctctcctcacagggctgtgctccagacctctccccagccttgctgtccttctctggacaccttcaagtctctcaatgtccttcttaaactgaggggcccagaactggacacaggactcaaggtgtggcttaatcagtgctgagcacagggcacaatgacctccctgctcctgctggccacactcttcctgatgcaggccaggatgcccttggccttcttggccccctgggcacattgctggctcctgttcagccagctgtcaatcagatCCCTGGGGTCAGTGATGAATCTTGCAGCCACTGCAccgagggcagctgctgcctgcctgcagagtgcagggttccttagctgaccaatcCCTTAGCTGCACAGAGCAAAACAATCACATTCCATgggtgccaagaacaacatcctcacGCTGGCACCCTTGGGTTGGAacctgcagaagcagccacctccttgacctgctgccacctctccttgggaaaagatttttagCTGATGTATGTGGTTGGATTTTGCTGGTTAAGGGATTGAAAACAATGACTATACAAACAgccactctctgcagcagttagCTTTGGTTAGGGATCTTCAGTTAGGGCTTTGGTCAGGGACTTCTGCTTTCTGGTAGTTAGCTGCTTCTTCAGGCAAGAGGTTTGGTGTGGGGATGCTGCAAGGGATATGCTCGAGACTTGTGTTAACTGCTTCATCTCctaagggcttccaggactgCTGCTCTAAGTGGGACTCTAAGACTCTGTAATGCtgggtcttgagcacaagccccatgaggagaggctgagggagctggggttgcttagcctggagaagaggaggctcaggggagaccttatcgctctctacagcttcctgaagggaggctgtagccagctgggggttgggctcttctctcaggcacccagcaccagaacaaggggacagtctcaagctgccccaggggaagtttagactggaggtgaggagaaagttcttcccagaaagagtaattggcccttgggatgtgctgcccagggaggtggtggagtccccatccctggaggtgttcataaaaggcttggatgtggcacttggagccatggttgggttgtcaggaggtgttaggtattaggcaatgggttggacttgatgatctctgaggtcttttctgacctggctgattctgtgattctgtaactcacACAGGGTCTGTGGTCAGTGGCCTCTTGAAGGTTTGGATGGCCACAGGGTACTTGAGGTACTCTCCCTCGTAGAGGTCATAGGTGTCAGTGGCCTGCAGGTGCCTGTAGAAGGTGAGGTGGTCCCGCTGGATCTCGGTGatatcttctcttttcccaaCGTTGACCTTCTTCAGGCCTGCTCCCACCATGCACCAAGAGAACAAGGCCAGGTTAGGCAGGGGTCAGAGGGGAAGGCCTGCTCCCACCATGCACCAAGAGAACAAGGCCAGGTTAGGCAGGGGTCAGAGGGGAAGGCCACGGAGCACAGGGCGCCTGGAGGTGTGATGTCCTACTTACTCTCCATCACCCGCACGATTTTGTTCAGCTCGCTCTGCATCCAGTCTACCTTGCTCTCCATACATTGCCTGCTGGTGTGGATCTCCCTGGCCACATCTTCAGGCTCCTCAGTACCTGGGGAGAGGAAgacacagagctgaggctgctggatgAACGTGCAGGACCCAGCTGCTCGGCTTTCCTTGGCCGCGGCCACCAAGCCAAAGCTGGGCAGCAGCGGGGAGGAGGTGCCAACAGCTGCTCTCAGGCAAAGAGGGCTTGGTACCTGCACACTTACTTGCAATCACCTGGTCCAAGAAGGCCCTGTCATCCCTCAGGTCCTCAGCATCCTGCCTGCGACAGGTCTTTGcctggaaagcctccaggaaAGCCTTCTTCTGCtcggcctgcagcaggagggagagcccCTGGGCGATGTCCCCCAGGCTCTCGTTCACCCAGACGAACTCCTCGACGGCGCTGCGAGCTCTCAGGAACTTCTGGatccagctgctctggctgtaTTTCATCACCAGCTTCTGGGCTtcccccagtgcctgcagcagcttccacagCAGTTCCTCTTCGTGGTGGGAGATGTGCTTTTGCGGCTGCGCCCTGAGGATCCTGACGGgctccagcaggacctggatGCGCTCCACGAGGCGCTGGCACTGGTGCTTGCAGCActtcacctgctcca encodes:
- the MLKL gene encoding mixed lineage kinase domain-like protein, coding for MEIVERVFSVAQAIHAQLEQVKCCKHQCQRLVERIQVLLEPVRILRAQPQKHISHHEEELLWKLLQALGEAQKLVMKYSQSSWIQKFLRARSAVEEFVWVNESLGDIAQGLSLLLQAEQKKAFLEAFQAKTCRRQDAEDLRDDRAFLDQVIASTEEPEDVAREIHTSRQCMESKVDWMQSELNKIVRVMESLKKVNVGKREDITEIQRDHLTFYRHLQATDTYDLYEGEYLKYPVAIQTFKRPLTTDPVKVRDIFVKEIQTLKKFESPNILRMYGICIEEKDGSPCFSIVMEYCKHGTLRDVLSEQPQLSWEIRIRMALGAARGLYRLHQTEEKSRLHGCICSSKFLVAGDYCVKLSGFELCETESSIKRRAKKNWNQVSMLAYIAPENLNDINCPYKRPCEIYSFGIVLWEIATSKIPFEGCTTQEIMEKICNHQYQAPVGDDCPEALRKVIDQCLAFDPSQRPSAEEIVDSLADLEKRRNQGS